The nucleotide window AATGATgagcataaaaataataaccactgtataatatatacaactttCACTTTCTGGCATTTTCTAAAGGCTCTCTGGatgcaaattaattttctgCTCGAAgactttttttgaatttttaattaaaagctttgcttaaatttttcatcaaaataatTGCATTGATGCTGTGGGACAAATACATAATAATTTGTGTTTAGTTTTACTTACATCGATCCTACCAGTACCGCTCATTCCATTTCATCATCACCTGTTCGTcaaattcatttaaatgttgaagaGTCATCGCATTATCGTCTTTATCATTTAATCTTATTCACTTTACTTTCAGtatatttcgcattttcttgTAACCGTTTGGtggctttatatacatacatgcgtcTCTGTCGTTTTGCCCTcctgttttttcttttcctttggCTTAAAATTCCTTTTACTTTATGCATTTCGGCTGTAACCGCACTCTCTTGATTCTTCAAAAGCGCTTTCAGTTTTGTCTTTCCTTTTTGGGGCACACTTCCTTTAATTGTTTCTTTATACCTTTGACGATTTTCGCTTTGACTTCGTAGCAAAAAAGTTTATACTTGCCTCTGTTacttattagttttaagttaagtCTGTGTGAGAAACAGTTAGCATTTTTTTCAACTGCCAACTGCGTCGTCCTTCTTTTTCTTCCAGCCTTAAGTCGGACACATTAATTTTCCTATTAGCCTTATTCACACTTAGCCATTAAGTAACTTTATTGGCTGCATGAAGTGTTTCCCACAATTGTTAATTTCAGCTTCAGCTACTTGCTTGCAGCTATCggacactcacacatacaacaTGCAACACTTGACCGTCTTCATACTCGCAGTCGCCAGCAATCCTCATTCGTTGCCATTAATGCTTAAGTGCTTAATTGTTCTGTTACAAAATTGCTTTgtcaatattttcttataagCACCCAACTGAAGGCTTTCACAGCATTCCTTCCATTCCTCAACCAAGCGTCGTAAtctgtacacatacatatgtgtgcttgtgtgtgtacgCTTTCGAGCGTGTCGTTAGCCATCAACCCACTCATTAGGCGCCTCACTATCAACCGCAATTAAGCTTTTAACATTGACCAAAGCACAGACTCGCACACTCGCAATCACTTGAGCGCACACAAAAGGATGTGCATGAGTAAGTGCCTATCATTCACATAGTAACGGTACTATTGCCTACATATCACACATCGTTGCTGGCataatgtacatttgtatgtgtgcatttataCACATTTCCATATATCATTGTGGAATACTTATGTACGTACGAAAGTGGTAATATGTAGTGCGCCTGACGTGGTAGCTTTTGATAAGGATATCGATTGTGTTTCGCTGGCTGGCCAATCGCCTCTCAATACACTCTCATCGCAATCCAACCTGTTTGCTGGTTGTCGTTACTCCCTCACAATTCTCCATTATAACATGTGCCGAAACGAAGCCCGACAATGCGGCTTTCGCTAAACTCTTTAATGCCATCATACTCGTAACCTTATTATTCGCTTACCATAACACATAATTATAAGCACGTTTACATAAGAAGTGTGCATGTTTGtactttttgtttgttatataataaaaattggtGGGGAAAGATCTTTTCAAAGAATTTaatgaataaacaaaaaatagtagtGTTAATGCTGTTTCCAAAGTAGGCGAAATTATTAAATGTCTACCTCCGTTGTCCAACGTTTTAATACATAAATAGTTGTTCTATATTTAAACTCACTAATCGAGAactgaaataatttatattacttGTATGTctaaaattcaataattaatttgtgaaGTTCAAAGTTTCAACTTATGTCAGATTTTTAAGGACACTAAGTCGGAGTTCACACACAAAGACTTTTGTAGTGCAAATTAAGGGACCAAACtccaatatgtatatatgtatatatatcacaATTTCCATTGTTCTTATTAACCTTATACCTAAGATAGCGGTCAGTGTATGTGTTATAATAAGTATGTCAAAGGTTTGATTGCAAATTTACACCCACAATATGATCGTTAAATCGTTTCGGTTgccaaaatgtgtaaaattttaatgaatttaagaaCACATGCTTGTTTAAAGTTATGTAATTTAGCGCTTAATATGAATGGAATGGACCAGGATGAGCCCAAACTTCATATCCCTAATGaaaggaatgtttattatctgATTAGCGTTTTCACATCATCtccttgttttaaattaatagcATTCGGCTAGACAAATTAGAGTATGAGTTAAGTTGCATTTTGTTGCTTTCGTCAAAAATATCGGTGGGAGTGGTATCGATGCGACAGGAGTAGTATAGTAAGTATTTTTGCGGCATTTGAAGTGCCAAAAGCACGCGCTGTGTCTGGCCAAGGAAGGGCTATGCtccataattttatttacaagtaCACTCTTTTTGGTGTGAAGGAAGAAATATGTAAACTTTCGAGTACAAGTCGCACTTTCCATTAAATTGAtgtgttttagtttttattgcCTGACAAACGAGAGTGCGAAAATCCACAGTGCCAGTGAagaatatttaatgttttacattttacttCGCATACTGGTATGATTTCAATCAGTGCTGCTGGTGCAGGAAATCAGTTAATCGCATGCTTTTCATTCATTTGAGACTGGCATCGGCCCCGACAATCAGATTGTGTAGCAAAGTTTATCCAATTAGATCGTCAAAATTTGTTGTCGTCTGTCTGTTAATGTGACTCAGAagaaatatgtttacatatactTACCAGGTAAATATTGCACATTTACGAACCATCCCAAATACTATTCCGAATCATCAAGATTCTTttatttcatccattgtcacacaTCTACAATTTTAGTTGATTGCAATTGAACAGCTCTCTAAACATTATTTCGAATCATCAATACGTTGTTGTTCTGGAATAATAGCGTGCTCGCGTTGTACACAGTTTTCTCGAAACTTTCTCATACCCACAAATTTGGGAACGAGATGACCAACAAGTGCCCTTTATAATTTTCTGGTGTAAGATCcatcaaactacataatttttaGGTACCATAACGGATCGACGTTCTGAGCTGTCCAAGTGGGATCCCTGTTACGATCGACTTCTTAACCTAACAGCACCTAATCTTGCTCTTAACATACAGTCATGGTATACACTACAATTTTAATGTACCGAGTTTATTTGGTACTTTTCTTTAATACAGTAAACATTAACATATACTCAAACACCACATTTCTCGTCAAGACCTACAATAGTAACAGCCAAAATTTTTCTTATCTTTTAGGTGTCTCTGCCGAAGTGTACTATGTACGCGAAGGCCACGTCAATAATTACGCGCTTAATTTTGTTGTACCAGTGCCGGCGAATATTCGTGACATCACGTTCACCTGGCAAAGTTTAGCCGGTCGACCGCTACCGTATAGCATTAATGTAATTACATCAGAACCGGAGGTCTTGCCAAGACCCTTAATGGTTATACCGCAAATCGGCGAGATACCAACTAGCGTACAAACGTTTACGATCGGTCTAAAATGCTCAGGCATTCGCGCTTCCGAAGTGGACGTCTCGATTTCCTTAGAGGTTATACTCAATCGAGCTCTTAACAATGTGACTCATTTGGTATTTAGAcggaaaaaaatgtgtttgcttGTCGAGCCAGAGGAAGATAACACGGTGCATGGACCGGTTCTGTTAGAGACTGCAGTACCACCACCAACAGGTATGCTGACCATCATTGTGGGTAGCTCTTTGGCGTTAGCGCTCGTCATAGTACTGCTATTAACCGCTTACTGTGTACGACGCTCGGCAAAGCGTCAAAATCATGGTCAACCGATGCGCACATCAAGCTTTCAGCGTCTTAATACGCATGCTTCATGTCAGCAGTCTGCCACCTACAATGGTAACCCATCTATAATTGCACCCATACAAAGCTCTCTGCCACGCAAAGTACAAGTAGAACCACAACATCCGGAAGAACTACACAGACGTATATCGGAGTTGACAGTGGAACGCTGCCGCGTGCGTCTCTCCAGTCTGCTGCAAGAGGGCACATTTGGACGCGTCTATCGAGGAACATATAATGACAATCAGGATGTGCTGGTGAAAACGGTGGCGCAGCATGCCAGCCAAATGCAAGTGTCTTTACTGCTGCAAGAAGGCATGTCTCTGTATGGTGCTTCTCATCAGGGCATTCTTTCGGTTTTAGGCGTCTCCATTGAAGATCATACGACGCCTTTTGTTCTATACTCTGCGCCGAACACTACTCGTAATCTGAAACTCTTCCTCCTTGATCCATCTTGCGCACGAACCATAACCACCGTACAAATAGTAATGATGTCCACACAGTTGGCCCAAGCTCTGGTTCACTTACATAGTCATGGCGTTGTACATAAGGATATAGCAACGCGAAACTGTGTGTAAGTATTATTGTAGCCAAATATTTCACTTCGTTCGTTAAATAACTTTCCGTTGATCACATTAGTTaacataatataaaatgaattttatatatttatttacttacagtATTGATGATCAATTGCGTGTCAAACTGTCGGACAGTTCTCTGTCCCGCGATCTCTTTGCTTGCGACTACAATTGTTTAGGTGACAGTGAAAACCGTCCAGTGAAATGGCTTTCTTTGGAAGCTTTACAGCACAAACAATTTTCGGAAGCGAGCGATTCGTGGGCGTTCGGCGTACTTATGTGGGAGTTATGCACTTATGCCAAGCAACCATACTCGGAGGTGGATCCCTTCGAGATGGAACATTATCTGAAAGATGGTTATCGATTAGCGCAGCCGTTCAATTGCCCGGATGAACtgtaagtttattttatttaattcatttttcattaagatataAGAAGATAATATTTTATCGTTGCTATAtgacaaatatgtatagtatatgccaACAACAttatcagccttgaaatccaacgctgaATTACTCATGCTAACAGGTGCTTGTTTGGACTGATTATACaactgaaaagtaaagtcctctctcgatgaacaaatatgtaccaaactctacaagtctctTGAAATTCCCATTCccatatatggtgcggaggcatggacaatgacatcatcgaCAAGGGGGCCTTAGGAGTGTGCGAGAGGAAGGGATGGAactatgagctgtacgagatatacgacgacattgacattgttCAGTGATACAGCGGATACatggctaggttatgttgtccggatggatagAGGCTATACTCGTATTTTCCGGCTAGGTTATTTTGTCGAGTTGGCGTCATATAGCGAAAAGTAGAAACGATTGGTGCGTGATGGTGATTTTGACAAatcatttcatatacatacaaggtgcgttccaaagtaaacaacttaaaacaaaaacaaaaatggttttttcggcaaaatcaatttatattattcaaaatagtctcgctctgcttcaatacagctttttgcacggcccAAAAGCATGTgaaacgagtgttttagctcgttagccggtatggccgccagtatgctggtgcaagccttttaaatggcctttacgtctgcataacgctttctttcaaataatcggtcacaaagGTCGATTGATAAGCCGGCGCATTATTGTGCAAAAAACGCCTAttttcatcttcgcgatattcgggccgaacacgtcTAATACGCGCACCAAAAgcttcaaaactccaaggtagaataccgcattccaatcgatgaaatttcatgaaattcccactggacaatcaataaagatagcagattctaacgcaccagtcaacAAATAGATGGCACTACCAGGGTGCGCttaattcaaaaagtcctgtttactttggaaagttCTTGTATTTACCCTCGTGGCCACGCTAAGCTTACcactgaaaattttcaagtgttATGCATATTTGACAACTTTTTATAGCGGTATTTTTCCggcatagaaatttttaatttagaaataagttaataacataacaaaaatattaaaaattaaaaacaaaacacattgaGCTATagacaaaatcatttgaaagttAGTCAGCCTTACAAAATGAGCTCAAATGTAAGACACCGATatgcgatgaaaaaattatattttttatttttttaaatttaatttcatttacgctatattgaaattaatgttttattttattattttattgaaacacgAAGTTTCGTCGAgtactttaaaaactataaattcgGCCGCTTTTGTATAAGCACATAAAAGCTAGtttgtgttttactcattaaacgtaataaattagaaactatgattataattacataatttaattttgtttacttccgcttattaaaaacttaacaaaaaaaaaattgaagaaaatcccgAACAAACCAAAAGCACAAATCGTTTTTATTACTCGTATACATAAGGATTTAGTCcatatagaatattttttttacaaaggcAAATATGTATTTGGTTCAAATCCAACCATTACCGCGATCGTACTGTCGTACTGGGAAAAACCGTACACTCCACCTTTCTTCTACATCACAGTACTCTACGAAACACCTTTGGAATATAATTTTCTCAACTAGacaaattttaaactatttagaaattcaaacaatattttcaataataatatgcaataaTTCTATAATTAATATGCACCCATCCTCACACATtgataataatagtaataatatatatttgttgttttttttaacccATTCACAGCTTCACGATAATGGCCTACTGTTGGGCGCTTCTACCGGGCGAGCGTCCATCATTCGCTCAACTAAACGCCTGTCTCTCGGAGTTTTACGCCCAAGTGACACGTTACGTGTAAACCGATGTACTTGGAACATCCCTCGCCAATATTAGACTGTATTATTGCTTCCTTACTCaaatactatgtatatacatactatatagtaCATGCATAGGTATATCCTCTGATGTACATATAGTATTCATCTATAATTAACATCTTAGCACTCCTCAAAATCTATGAACAGGCAAtcataataaagtaataaacacatattaatatttttaagtgtGTCAGATTAGAATCGTTTTTAGTTAGAATAACCATTTCAAATTgccaaattatatatatttttaaaaattcattagtTTTAGGATTATTGCGCGAAGTTTAGATATTGAGACCATAAacagatattttaaaattagtcataattttttattaaaaaattgtgtaaataagAGATTATAAAAGTGTTTCAATATTCAATTGTTTATAAGtatttagaatatttaaatatataattatgcatacatacgtgTACAAAAACTTGTATATAAGTTCAAACatgcgtatgtatataaatatatatcttattAGAAAGGTTTAGTTAGCTTACCGTtacatatattcgtatatgTGTCTGAAATGAATGTTCATTTGTACATCAAAGACTCATGTTATGCAATCTTCTTTAATTCGATCGTGTATACTGATAAACAGTTGTAAACTTGTAGTTATAATTATTCTTATgagtttttctacaaaaaaattataaattaagcaaaaaatagaaataaatagtaagccgtaaataaattttttagtagtGTAAgctttaatacatatgtatacatatgcataatagtATACCCGTATAGCCGTTGAAATAAAGTTAAACTTACATTTtaagtaaattgaaaatttgttaccCGCTTAACAAATTATCcagtatacgtacatatgtaaataggataaatgaaaaaaaatacatttttaccaTCGTTAAATCAAAGTTTTTTGCAAGTTGTTTGTGTCatttaatacaacaaataaattaaaattgtaaactgTACATTAAAGTCGTTTCATTTAGAATAAAAACATCGGCTCATCAATCTCGCTCAATTGCTCGGTTGATTGATTATTCAACGAATCAAATTTTTCAGCTAAGGCCCCAAATGACCGTAAAGATTTACTGTCCAAACACTTGGTGATTTATCACTATCCGttctatttaatattgttatgtTTTGTCATGTCAATAAGGGTAAATTGAAATTCCTATGTTGTCTAAAGTTGGAATTAGCGTATCATGTAGCAAGTTGGATGTCTGTGAAATAAAAAGCTTGTTAATATTCATTTAATCTAATTTGTTAACTCCTTATTACTAGGGTTACCATATTCCCTGATTTGTCAGGGAATTACCTGATTTTGACCTTCGCACTGATTCCATAGTTTGCTCCTGAATCggcgattattatttttttttgatcgaGTGCGTGAAAAAAGTGAGCATCACAGCGTTTTAGTCTAGATTCGAAAAATGGTATTCATTCTATATACCTCTAACTAAATCGAAAGAATGATCTaagaaaaaagacaaaaaacacAATGGAGTTGGGTGAAATTTGATTTGCCACATACGAGgcgtgttcaaaaagtatcgcgaattttgtgttttttcaaaaattatttatttattcatgaatatctattttgtccccttcaaagtaatccccatgagatattatacacttgtgccaacggtttttccaatcttcgaagcacttcaaaaaatcattttttttttttatcttcttcagctcctccctcgatgccgtctttatctcgtcaagagaagcgtaacgtcgtcctttcatgggcctcttcagtttagggaacaagaaaaagtcacagggggccaggtctggggaatacggtggctgcggcatcattagtttgtttttggccaaatagtcgcgcacaagcaacgatgtgtgagcaggggcgttatcgtggtgcaatttttttgataggtaaaaatcgaagacgatccaaaacacgtgcaagcaaagcagctgccAACAAtgaaatgaacattcaaaatggccgagcttgtcggcataagtgagagacatgagtaccaacataacgccacaaaaattcgaaattcgaatacacgtaacccgcgaaaattcaaaattcgcgatactttttgaacacacctcgtatgtcaCGGGACTGATTTTGACTGAGACCGATATGGTAACCCTACTTAGTATAGATTAAAATTccttattttaaagtaaaaaagtcatatggagtaaagtcagccagatGTTCGGAAATtatgatattagttatataggcctaggtcaagttttcgcttaattgtacatatatatttaagacACAAAGATTCGCTGGTATGCTTAAAATATgcttattttcattgaaataacaaCATACaatgtgctttccaaagtaaaatCTAGCACCCCCAGGTGTCGACTGGTgcattagaatctgctatctttatcgattgtacAGCgaaaatttcatgacatttcatcgattggaaataaagttattgctttttaaatgtcagtatgtttgtgttatcggtgggaaaatgagcttcgaacaaagaacaaacattaaattttgttttgaaattggtaaagcttttaccgaaacgatgaaacaagtttatggcgatgaatGCTTATCTCGtaacagagtgcacgagtggtttcaacgttttcaacagtggcgtagctacaacttcgggcgtccggggccaaggatgttctgccgccccttttatctacctacctagaagtttcatgaggtggttcgcacaaaagtgaatttttacaaaatatcttcgaaattaagtatataaaatttaggaagccacgcaaattctgaaatttccaaaattcttacaatacggtttttgaggaaattgatagtaaatttacaagacatcttcttaaaagccatagaaaaaacccattttttcccctatatcttgtacacttttgacacaatttgcaggaatttttgcccgactcggagtttttaaataccatcgaagatcgttttgccgcccccaagtCGTTGCGCCCGGGGCAACCATTTGTTCTGCTTTcctgtcctgtttactttggaaagttTCTTGTaatggccgatatatgcggtataaagtcactcgTAAGTTCGAAAATGCTTATAGTTATGAGGTATATGGAGcctcagggaagtattggaCTGATATTGATATTtctaatacacatatacactttTATCAGAAGCggattttttctgaattttaattgtatatctcatacattgactgatattttcggtaCAAAAGTCAAATATAGATATTGAGAGTGGGCGGCGCCGCGCCCATTGACCAGTTTTTATCCTGGCTGccataaagccctctcatactaTCGcaggtgtaaaattttatatatttgccatatttagttattcatttatcgcatttttagtAGTACCGTGGTGGCAGTGGATGAGGTTATATTCCGGTTTCAACCATTTTTACAGTGTCAGTAAGGGTGCTAAAAGAATTTATCCTGAAAGGTAGCTTTAATGGTCTAGGAGATAtgtaaattaaacttattagataGCGGAACCACtcccaatttttaaaaatttttaggcCACAGTTGCCTATAGCTACTGCGATCTCCTGTGCCGAACTACTGTTCTTTACCTTAATATGGTGCCTAGTTATTGCACTTTATAAAGTTTCGCTTAATGACGTTTTGTAAACGTGGAAGTGGTCCGATTACACCCATCCGTAATACCAACTATCTTACAATGCCCAGAAACATCTCCATTTTTAGTCAAGTTGCACAGAAGGACgacgaacggacggacggagGGAAAAACAGTCACCCGGATCTGAACTCGTCTCTTcatcctgataatttatatatatataaaactatatcTAACTCGAATAGTTTTAGGTTATACAGcaacattagggtgtccgttatttcccaaatttatttttgagtctgCAGCGCCCtcaaaatttttagcaaatgccctaaaaaaaattatgaaacccatatgagctcttaatattgataataaccCGTGCCACAACGACGatttatttcccatttaaatAACATGGGGGTTTCGGactttttgcaattaattttttctttgcgaaACCAATTGATACATTGCTGTGGCACCGAAttatttttgtaggaaattgaacgtTCTACATAAAATTcctctgaaatttttcaaaaaaatcacttcCGTCAAAGTTATTCAAGGTCAAAGTTGAGCTAAACATtgtcttttttttacaaaaaattattatttacatcaatattgattgtttATTgccgaaaataaaaagaaaaaattaattgcaaaaagtaCGAAACCCTCACGTTatttaaatgggaaataaatCG belongs to Bactrocera dorsalis isolate Fly_Bdor chromosome 1, ASM2337382v1, whole genome shotgun sequence and includes:
- the LOC105221872 gene encoding tyrosine-protein kinase Dnt; this encodes MATQIYRSFITLSLSFTCWLLLWFCNVQAHLNVYLNPQEVMRLLGVSAEVYYVREGHVNNYALNFVVPVPANIRDITFTWQSLAGRPLPYSINVITSEPEVLPRPLMVIPQIGEIPTSVQTFTIGLKCSGIRASEVDVSISLEVILNRALNNVTHLVFRRKKMCLLVEPEEDNTVHGPVLLETAVPPPTGMLTIIVGSSLALALVIVLLLTAYCVRRSAKRQNHGQPMRTSSFQRLNTHASCQQSATYNGNPSIIAPIQSSLPRKVQVEPQHPEELHRRISELTVERCRVRLSSLLQEGTFGRVYRGTYNDNQDVLVKTVAQHASQMQVSLLLQEGMSLYGASHQGILSVLGVSIEDHTTPFVLYSAPNTTRNLKLFLLDPSCARTITTVQIVMMSTQLAQALVHLHSHGVVHKDIATRNCVIDDQLRVKLSDSSLSRDLFACDYNCLGDSENRPVKWLSLEALQHKQFSEASDSWAFGVLMWELCTYAKQPYSEVDPFEMEHYLKDGYRLAQPFNCPDELFTIMAYCWALLPGERPSFAQLNACLSEFYAQVTRYV